In Odocoileus virginianus isolate 20LAN1187 ecotype Illinois unplaced genomic scaffold, Ovbor_1.2 Unplaced_Contig_11, whole genome shotgun sequence, one DNA window encodes the following:
- the NANOG gene encoding LOW QUALITY PROTEIN: homeobox protein NANOG (The sequence of the model RefSeq protein was modified relative to this genomic sequence to represent the inferred CDS: inserted 1 base in 1 codon), with translation MSVDPACPQSLLGPEASNSRESAPMPEESYASLQMSSADTLDTDTVSPLPSSMDLLIQDSPDSSTSPRVKPLPPSAEESTEKEENVPVKKRKIRTVFSQTQLCVLNDRFQRQKYLSLQQMQELSNILNLSYKQVKTWFQNQRMKCKKWQKNNWPRNSNGMPQGPTTAEYPGFYSYHQGYLVNSPGNLPMWGNQTWNNPTWTNQSWNSQSWSNHPWNXQAWCPQAWNNQPWNNQFNNYMEEFLQPGIQLQQNSPVCDLEATLGTAGENYNVIQQTVKYFSSQQQITDLFPNYPLNIQPEDL, from the exons ATGAGTGTGGATCCAGCTTGTCCCCAAAGCCTGCTTGGCCCTGAAGCATCCAACTCTAGGGAATCTGCACCCATGCCTGAAGAAAGTTACGCATCCTTGCAAATGTCATCTGCTGACACCCTCGACACGGACACAG tttctcctcttccttcctccatgGATCTGCTTATTCAGGACAGTCCTGATTCTTCCACAAGCCCCAGAGTGAAACCACTGCCTCCGTCTGCAGAGGAGagcacagagaaggaagagaacgTCCCGGTCAAGAAACGGAAGATCAGGACTGTGTTCTCACAGACCCAGTTGTGTGTGCTCAATGACAGATTTCAGAGGCAGAAATACCTCAGCCTCCAGCAAATGCAAGAACTTTCCAACATCTTGAACCTCAGCTACAAGCAG GTGAAGACCTGGTTCCAGAACCAGAGAATGAAATGTAAGAAATGGCAGAAAAACAACTGGCCAAGGAATAGCAATGGCATGCCTCAG ggcccaacaacagcagaatacccAGGCTTCTATTCCTACCACCAGGGGTATTTGGTGAACTCTCCTGGAAACCTGCCCATGTGGGGTAACCAGACCTGGAATAACCCCACGTGGACCAACCAGAGCTGGAACAGTCAGTCTTGGAGCAACCACCCCTGGA ATCAGGCCTGGTGTCCCCAAGCCTGGAATAACCAGCCTTGGAACAATCAGTTCAACAACTACATGGAGGAATTCCTGCAGCCCGGAATCCAGCTCCAGCAGAATTCTCCTGTCTGTGATCTGGAGGCCACCCTGGGAACTGCTGGGGAAAATTATAACGTAATACAGCAAACTGTCAAGTATTTTAGTTCCCAGCAGCAAATCACGGATTTATTCCCAAACTACCCTCTCAACATACAGCCTGAAGATTTGTAA